One window of Pseudanabaena sp. FACHB-2040 genomic DNA carries:
- a CDS encoding Precorrin-3B methylase, which yields MPIPDRPLEGEDLIKEVCRRIRAARSLWDAHKNAACRKEREQALALYSTLTPEQKDKVPQALRVWLRYRSEKYFGTHQTQPGSAHRSSKRSGKRRGQKGGS from the coding sequence ATGCCCATCCCAGATCGTCCCCTGGAAGGCGAGGATCTCATTAAAGAGGTCTGCCGCCGCATTAGAGCCGCTCGTAGCCTATGGGATGCTCACAAAAATGCTGCCTGCCGTAAAGAGCGAGAGCAGGCCCTGGCGCTATACAGCACCCTAACTCCGGAGCAAAAAGACAAAGTTCCCCAGGCGTTGCGAGTTTGGCTGCGCTACCGCAGTGAAAAATATTTTGGCACCCATCAGACTCAGCCCGGATCAGCCCATCGCTCCTCAAAGCGATCGGGTAAACGTCGGGGGCAAAAGGGAGGTTCTTGA